Proteins from one Tetrapisispora phaffii CBS 4417 chromosome 8, complete genome genomic window:
- the TPHA0G00095 gene encoding uncharacterized protein, translating into MVEVKKKKLVLILFAVAQILILVTIFRSSDSVYNSVTSAVGYYRTSPVVNNTGEYIGKKIAYVSRHPGTTQDFKYIEENLQLENVDYFLHYGISMAERVINETQARYICSNYDTVVISDCLTDGWEFFRHDDLNCKNIVFVISNRYDVCAGGDREGFQQNFTHALNRDDGYEATIVANNAFEIPYLKYKNIELKRDYPIIRPFGNTDIESQDIAIEEPDIPCLIIDRFVSNQNILKNNIKNELNYDCKILKSKYGGPKTLSKYNSIVVHLPYQVSIMKMWENIAYGVLMAVPTPEFYDKICSENACAEPEHLSDVKKVATDGNWSKYVDFYLPEFEKCFTQFGSWKELGMILKTESYKNNINHCRNLMEDKRHASLKQWKELLKNLK; encoded by the coding sequence ATGGTAGAagtgaagaagaaaaaattggtGCTAATTCTGTTTGCTGTGGCgcaaattttaatattggTGACAATATTTCGCTCTTCTGATTCAGTATATAATAGTGTAACTTCTGCAGTTGGATATTATAGAACAAGTCCCGTCGTTAATAATACTGGTGAATATATTGGTAAGAAAATTGCATACGTGTCTCGTCATCCAGGTACTACCCaagatttcaaatatattgaagaaaatttacAGTTAGAAAACGTTGACTATTTCCTGCATTATGGTATCAGCATGGCTGAAAGAGTTATCAATGAAACGCAAGCGAGGTATATTTGCTCTAATTACGATACTGTGGTGATATCTGATTGTTTGACAGATGGTTGGGAATTTTTTAGGCACGATGACTTGaattgtaaaaatattgtcTTTGTTATTTCTAATAGATATGATGTTTGCGCAGGAGGTGATAGAGAGGGTTTCCAACAGAACTTTACACATGCATTAAACCGTGATGATGGTTATGAAGCAACCATCGTAGCAAATAATGCCTTTGAAATAccttatttgaaatataaaaatatcgaaCTGAAAAGAGACTATCCAATTATTAGACCATTTGGTAATACTGATATTGAGTCACAAGACATTGCAATAGAAGAACCAGATATTCCATGTTTAATTATTGATAGGTTTGTATCAAaccaaaatatattgaaaaataatattaaaaatgaattaaattacgactgtaaaattttaaaatcaaaatatggTGGTCCAAAAACattaagtaaatataattcaatcGTTGTTCATTTACCATACCAAGTTtctataatgaaaatgtgGGAAAACATTGCTTATGGTGTGCTAATGGCTGTTCCAACGCCTGAATtttatgataaaatatGCAGTGAAAATGCTTGTGCTGAACCTGAGCATTTGAGTGATGTAAAAAAGGTTGCTACGGATGGTAACTGGTCAAAATATGttgatttttatttacctgaatttgaaaaatgttttaCCCAATTTGGTAGTTGGAAAGAATTAGGTATGATACTTAAAACTGAGagttataaaaataatataaatcacTGTAGAAATTTAATGGAGGATAAGAGGCATGCTTCATTAAAGCAATggaaagaattattaaagaatttgaaataa